In Actinomycetota bacterium, the following proteins share a genomic window:
- a CDS encoding DUF4097 domain-containing protein, whose product MSARHESFDVGERPRISIRLGSGSVRVISGEAGRIDVDVRGRSADSVIIDQAGELVSVRQEQGRFVRGSLEVTFSVPSGAGVVASLASADLDVGAPLEDLNISAASGDLRVGTVRREVLVKTASGDVEIATIEGKSKLDTASGDIRIRTVHGDATINTASGDIDIDEARGDLVLRSISGDISVARYLGSDIVASTVSGDTTVRIPPGRSVDVDLRSLSGRIKLPSSPGPGQVGGDKIRVRIRCKSVSGDFELATSDS is encoded by the coding sequence ATGAGCGCTCGGCACGAGTCCTTCGACGTGGGAGAGCGGCCCAGAATCTCGATTCGACTTGGGTCGGGCAGTGTGCGTGTCATCTCCGGTGAGGCCGGGAGGATCGATGTGGATGTTCGGGGTCGATCGGCGGATTCGGTCATCATCGACCAGGCAGGCGAACTCGTGAGCGTCCGTCAGGAACAGGGTCGCTTTGTCCGGGGCTCGCTGGAAGTGACGTTCTCGGTTCCTTCCGGGGCTGGGGTCGTTGCATCGCTGGCCTCGGCCGATCTCGATGTCGGAGCGCCGCTCGAAGATCTGAACATCTCGGCGGCCTCCGGCGACCTGCGCGTGGGCACAGTACGGCGAGAAGTCCTCGTCAAGACGGCATCGGGAGACGTCGAAATCGCCACGATCGAGGGGAAGAGCAAACTCGACACGGCATCCGGAGACATCCGGATTCGGACCGTTCACGGAGATGCGACCATCAACACGGCGTCGGGTGATATCGACATCGACGAGGCTCGTGGGGATCTCGTGCTGCGGTCCATATCGGGAGATATCAGCGTCGCGCGGTACCTTGGATCCGACATCGTCGCGAGCACGGTATCCGGCGACACCACCGTTCGGATCCCGCCTGGGCGCAGCGTCGACGTTGATCTTCGCAGCCTGTCGGGACGCATCAAGCTGCCTTCATCGCCGGGACCCGGCCAGGTCGGGGGAGACAAGATCCGCGTTCGGATCCGATGTAAATCCGTTTCGGGAGACTTCGAGTTGGCTACGTCGGACTCTTGA